TAAAAGTAGCTTTGCTGCGCTGGTTCGCACGTCTGATCCGTGAAGAGCACAGAACTCGTCCGTGGAACAGTTTTTAGTGTCGTCCAGAGGAAACCGTGTACCGTTCGCAAGGAACCGTCTCGGCAGACCCAGAGTCTGGTTTCCGGGAGGCCTCTCGTACcaggctggagctgcagagcgaTGCAGCATGTTGGAGTCTGTTTACAAATGAAGTTTGGTACCTAAATCATTCTGCTGTAGATTTACTCTCATCCACAACACGCCTACAATTTACACTAAGTtagaaaactgcagaaaatactGTCTTTAAGATCAGGTCGTCAGAGGCTTCGATTTCTCCTTAAAAATGTGTGCGATGGCACGTGACTCTGTAAATGCTGATGTGCTGCTCGGATGAGGACATCTTTCCGGCGCTTCCGTCCTCTTGGCGAGGGAAGAGGGCCGCGACTGCCACCGCTAAGACGCTTTCAAAGCAAATGAAACAATATTCGACAAAGAATCCTTTTACTTTGCTATGCTGTAAAAAGGTAATTCAGCTATATAAAAACTCCAAAAGAActgtacaaaataaaaccaccaGGTCTGCTCTTTCATCTGATAAGGCACATTCTCACACATGTATTCCTTATGAATAGCGTCCGCCAGCTTTAATGTCGCTGTTcttgaggggggggggggagaaaagagCTTGTTTTCAGACGTAAGCGCCCAACGCTGCGTGGAACTCTGTGAGACACTGAACGAGCTGCTGGAACTTGGGCCTCTCCTCCGGGTCCAGGGCCCAGCAACAAGCCATCACTGCAAACCTGCAAcaaggggtggggggggggcaaaaaaaaagacgagTCCAGTTAAATGACAGGATGCAGCGAGAGAGAAGGAAGGTGGCTGAAAATCCAGAGCTGGCGTCTTGGTGGTATTGTAGTTAGAGGGTACAGACGTACAGGAGCTGCCTGTGCAGCGCTGATATAAATGAGTGAGATTTAATCATTTCATAATCAATGCACGGccttaaatgttttattttgcaacCTCTAATACCTTGGAAAAGGAAGCCATCACCTCACCACCTATTGTATCTAGAAGGAAACCATGTTTGGTTATTTAACAGATTTCAGGTAATTATTCCCTTATCTTTGTGGATATTTAACACAACTCGGGGTTTTTCCAGCACTGGAGTTATTCGGTGGATGCAAACAGAACATATTTTTTCAGTCCTTTATGATGATTCCACACCCTCAAATTGTTTTAGACAGCTTTTAGCCAGTGTAATAACGCACTGAccaaagtaaaacattaaaagagaagaacatgattttctttgattttgtcAACTTTTTCTTCCTAATTTGTGCAAATCAAAAGGTGAGGAAATCAAACTTTATATGATGGATTTGTTGTCTCTGAAGCTCAGAAACAGATTTTAGCAGTACGCTTAGataataaaaactgacagaTCTAAAATTAAGGTTAAGAGAAAGAACATGTGTAGGTTTGAGCCAGAAGGCTTAAAGCTGTTGGATAAAGGAAGCGAGGACAATAACTGGCTGCGTTTCCTCAACAGAAATGTGGAAAGAAATGAGTTCTCTATGAATGTTATGACCGGGCGGAGCAAATATAATgtgaactttattttgaaacaagTGCACCGGGGTTCTGTACACACAGAATCAATAATTATTAATTTCTTTGTAAAGTTCAGGCTGTCGGTGTTCAGAATAATGCAACTCTGTTTCCATagaagttgggacgctgcgtgCAGAAAGTGATAAGTTGCTAATCCTTGTTGACATCtgctccactgaaaacagcacacaggcGACATAATGAACGTCTGACCTGACCGTCCCGACTTCTCTTTGGAAGCAGAGCTGTGAACAACACCTTCATGAATTTTGCTACTGTCACTCAAAGCTTCACCGCCCACTGATTCCATCAATCACGCATCGCGAGCTAATCCGCCCGGATGGTTCCGCCGCTGCAGCGCCGCTCTCGGCtctaaataaaaatctaaataataatGTTGTGTTGGGAGGACGACGCCTGGGGGGCAAACGCTGTTCCTTCCTCTCGACAGGATGTTGACGAGCTTCACAGAACCAACGCTGATCGCTGCTgaacatttcactttgattcaTATTACACGACATGTCACCGACAGCACACTGAAAGTCTGCAGCTGAACTCTTCACTGCAGAGTGACTGTAGGTGTTCATCAAACCAAACCAGACCTGTCTGCAGCTGGCAGCTGCTGTCTGATAGCCCTGTCAGTTATTTACAGTTTACAATAGTAACTTACAACAGGCTGCAAATGAGTACTGACTGCTTATTGGTGcatttaataaataatacaaaatcaGACCGTCAgtgttttcaggctgttttgtttggttaaatTTGACGAGAAAGggtatatttttgtttgttaactGTTTTCATATTACATGTTATGGTATATTGAGtgctgttttgtcagtgttaaaTAATCCTTCTGATCACATgtgctttaaaggataactttcgttttttacaacctggaccttatttctagcattaagccggcggtcggctagtttagctgtagtttggcacagctgtggttcgttattgcgtattcgtagccgaccgccgcagagttagccgtgttgtggctggctgctcgcagtgcccggcgttcggtaatgacatcatccacgtcagaagtagtagtctagagacgccggatgttgataacatgccaccacgggctcagaggggaatagcaccagcatatcataacaaaatattggaatatgaacgagtttcgccgcagattatgcgttatatagaggctgcgcatggatgccccgagtactcacattatacggatatacgcgccgctcctctggggctaatttcttcaaagcgactccaaatgccaccaaagttgtctgggtgagtaaatggtcgtatttaatgctacaaataaggtccaggttgtaaaaaacgaaagttatcctttaagtactTTCTTATCATTTTCACCTTCTcatacaaacctgattccaaaaaagttgggaagtGCACAAAGTGTCTTACTGAGATTTGTGTGATCTCATTAAAGACACTTCTCACGTGTGATTACGACTGTAACTAACAATTACTTTCATTCTTGAGTAAGCTGGCTATTATCTTCTCAACTAACTGATTTGGACAAAGTGGCgtcttcaaactgcttgttttgttaatttaaaatcattttctgaccgatcaattaatcagaaaatggagtgttgacatttgtgtgtgtgtgatgaatcCACGTACAGCTCATCTGGACAGTTGATTGGTTGTGCTATTCTGTAGCCATCCTTCAGGTAGGCCGACATCTCAAAAGGGTCGATGTCGACGTAGGGGGTCTGACCCAGAGTCATCAGTTCCCACAGCGTCACTCCGAAGGcccactgtgaaaacacagcgTGTGATTAACGCTGAGCTGAGCGCTCATTTACAAACAGTTtccaaacagcatcaacacGAGCCGTGTTATCATCAAACAGGACGAACAAAACCACCATCTCTGTCCAGACTGCGGAAAGCGTGTGGTGCCCactttcattcaaacacaaaatgttccCCACAAACAATCCAAGGAAACGATGTTGATGAATTTATTGGGAATGCACATTTTTGTTAAGAGGCTGAAAGTAAACAGGAGCATGGCTGTTATGTTTAAGGAGGCTGGGGGTTCCAGCGAGGGCCCACCCTGTGTTGACCCGTCACTCTGACCTCCCAGGAGGGAGCAAACTTTCCAACCAACGACTGCAAACAACTGAATACTCCTCGCCCACCCTCTTCTTCGAAATGAACCTACGGTGGCTGTGAAAGTCATGAAAAGCTCGACTCTCTAgaaccagtgtttggtttgtccactccaggctactgtagaaacatggtggactggAAGAGGGccagctccctctgtagatataaagagctcattctgaggtaaaaaatcttattttcaggtgattattaattaatgaaaacatacttattgaatataatattccaTTTCTGACTGACTGCCAACTGACCCAcataaatcttacacactgtgGCTTTAATGGGGCGACACCAGGCCTTTAAAGGAAGTGAAGGGACTGACTGAGGACACAGGGCGCGGTGATGGGAGGGGGTGATGTACAGTAATTCACCATGTTCCTGAATCAGTACCCAGGCCGCTGCCAACATTCAAACAGACACTTTCTCATCCTGTCCTGCTCGGCATCCAGCGAGCCGCAGCTCCAGGTCTGGACTTTCCCTGAAGCTCGGTCGGTTGTAATGCCAGGCATCTGTTAACTGTAAGTGTAGAGGATGGGGGGTGAGCGTCACGGAGCTGCGTGACCATAAGAGGAATGTGGAGCGGCGGGGGCATGTCTGACCGGTGTCTCCGAGGATCTATTGAGCTTCCTGACTGTCTCTGTAGCGCCTGCCCTGCTATCCTGGCACAGGAAAGAGGGAACGGCCACAGACAcactcctcccttccctctcacACCTTGACCAAGCGTCTAAGAATGGCTCGGACACAACTGCTGCCGTTTCCTGCATCGCCTTCGCTGTACCCTGTTCCCTGaaatctcttttgttttttcttggcAATGCCTTAAGAGATGGGGAAGGTTAATTATAGGATTGCACGGTTAAGCTGTAAGAAGTAAACTGCGATGTGGTTCTTACCACGTCACTCGCACTAGAGAAGTCGTTGTTGAGCAAACTCTCCAGGGCCATCCAGCGGACGGGCCGGTTCTCGTTATCCCCCAGACAGTGGTAATCCATGGGAAATAGGTCTCGGGCAAGGGCGTTGTCCGTGATCTTCACTTGCATATTGTCGTCAATGCTGTCAGAGGGGGGGGCACGAGAGAGAAAAGTCGgcttctttattttttagtaATTAAATTCCAAACCAAATCACCTGAAAGCTTCAGGGAAGAAGCGAGGACAAATGACGACAGCTCCGAGCCGGGTCAGGGACACTTACACGCAGTTCCTGGCGGCGAGGTCTTTGTGAATGACCTCCCTGCGAGACAGGTAGCTCATCCCACATGCAATCTGAATGGCCATGTAAACCAGGTCTTGTTGAGAGATCGCCTGAAAGGaaacgagggagagagagagagacaatgtgCAGTTgagaagcagaggcaggaaaaacaccaaaaaatcCAGCCAACGTGACTTTACTGCGTACAAAATGGTCTTCTGTCTCAAACTGTTCTTTTTCCTTTGAATATACCACCGGTCATAGACGGGAGTCACACACAGACTATTTCAGTCTATAATGCAAAAGCAGGCTTGTTAACTGAAAAGCAACGCTTGTTTAAACTGGTGCTttgcttaaaagaaaaaaaacctccacaCTTTTCAGAGGTAGCTGTTACATAATTATCCGAGTGTCAAGAATGCTGGAAAAAAAGTAAATGCAACTACAAAACATGCTGGCGGCAATCCTCTCGCGCCGCCAGCAGGTTGGAGTTTTTGGCTCTTAGTgaaacatcacaacaacaatTTTCTGGATTGGCACGAGCTCAATACAAAAGTGAATCCAACCCCCCCGACTTTCCCTCTAGCGCCACTATGAGCttgtttttgtggctgtgaGTGAAAAAGCCTCAACAAtcagtggatggatggattgtaATAACAGTCGACTCTGACACTTCTCAGATGAACTGTGATTACTTTAATGATCCCTGAAGTTTTCATTCATGGCCATCATCAGGTGTTCAGTACTAATTAGcatatattagcatgctaaacttTTTCTTCTGCTAGCACGTTAGTAAGATGTCGAACACTGCAAACATAAAGCCTACAGtcctgaacatcagcatgttagcactgccATTAGCGCTGTGAGCAACAAGGCTGAAGACTTTTCTCTTATTCATTCATCCAGTGTACAAAAGCCACATCAgcactgaaatgtaaaatgacaTTCTCGACAGTGTTTAAGAGGGAAAACAATGTGAATCACATGACACAGAAAGCCCCTTTTGAGATGGAGTCTGACATTAAAGAAAGTTGTTTGTTCTGTATTTGGAGCTCCTGGAGGGCTTGAAGACAATAGCTTGGCTAAAGAAAACATCACGTATAGCTTAAAAGACAACACTGCCTTGAAATAAAGCTCCTGAAGCAACAGTACCATAAATAATGTCTGTATTCACACATTTTGTGGCTGATCTCAGCAGATGCACAGTCCCTGGCTCAGGCACACACAGCGAGCAGGAATGTTCAGGCTGTTTAATGTTATCTGACAATGGACAGTGTGATACAACCTAAATTAATTGATCCCacaacaggagaaaaaaaagagtcttGGCAACCAGTGGACGGAGATAAGAGCATTTAAAGCCAACAGCTCGTGTTAAAGATGTGTGTTGCTGGTACCAGGCAGCTCAGTCAGGCTCTGTATCCACACACAGTAACAGTTAACAGTTGGTTGTCAGTGGAAAAATGACAAGTATGGAAAAGGTCAACACTCAACACTTTTTCCTCAATCTACCTTCCAAACCAGATGTTCACTTTCAGAATGAATGCCACACTGTAGTTTTGTGCCTCCCCCAGAGCTTTATCTCTCTGTACTGAAACATTTCTGATTTATAGCTCAATGTTTATTGCAACAGCACAACTTAATGACTATGTCTTTGTCTCCTACAACTGCCAAAACTACATAATGAGATTGCTGAGAACGAAGGTGCTGATGTGTTACCTGAAGCTTTACGAAGCGGTTTTGATTCATGCAGATGGATGGCAAGCTTCATCTTGTGATTGCAAAGTGTTTGCTGCATGTGTATTTTGGGGTTGACTGATTGGTTGGATGTGTGCTGTGGCTTTGCCAAGCACATCAAAGACTCCCCGGGGTTAACCTGTACAAAAGCTTGATTGTCTTTACATCGTGAATAAAAATCTCTGCCCTGAGCACCGGTTTCAGTCATTCTAATAACAGTGTAAACAGTAGTTACTGGGAGATGTTACCTGGTGTTGATTGCTTCGAACGCACAAAACCTTCTTTCAGGTTCGATTCTTGGATAGAATCGGACTTTTCTTCCAATTTGGAGGATTTATTTTAATAGCTTAATAAATGTCTCAATCCAATTGCCACATGCCTCGCTATGAGCCGTTTATCTTAATGGTTTAATAAGCGACTCGTGTTTTTAGCTCCACCACATGCATGCCAAGTTGCAAGCCTCACCTGTGGGTTGTTAGCCTCAGCTAGCTTGCACTGCCGCAGGAAGAGCTTCAGATTCCCCCAAGCCATGAAAGGCAACAGCACCATGGGCTTCTCTCCATCTTCCGTACACACATGACTTATGGGCAACAGATTTCTGAAGGTGGAGAGAAAGACGAGCTGAGGAACAGGAACACTGTATACCGAACCATTACCAAACTATGAAAGAGGACGTAACAGAACGTCTTATCAACTTGATAAAGACGGCGGAGGACGGGAGTGGATCAACATGCAGATAATACAGTGAAAGACCAAACCTGCACATAAATCTGGAGCataatttaaatgttaaacCAATGCGTCTCAGTCAGACTGTGACTGCCACCATCAAAACTGAGACTTGCAAAATAAATGATCGTATTACAAAagtcacagcagaaaaagctcAATTGCAAAATGTGAGTGCTGCATACATGCTGGAAAAAGTGTTTGGTTTTCCTCACAGTTTCAGCTCTATGTGTAAAAATGTGGTGTTCTTTCATCAGCGCTCAAACCTGGCCTTTTAAAAGACGACCACAGGAACTGCTCTGATGGAATAGTTTCGGGTTAAAAACCAGAGTTTTGACTGAAACACAGTCTGTCTATAACCATGGCACAGGTTAGTGCGTATGCGACAATGGCCTCGTCGTTGCATAATCCTCTTTAAAGTTTATTCTATTCTTGATATTTTTGCTACTCACCTGTGATGAAGTCCACGAAGCTTGCAACTTTCTGTCAGCATCATGGTCACCTGCACCTCAGACGCATGATCTGGACAATTTTACCAGACACAAAATGTCATTAGAAAATAATCTGGCCGATCGACAGCGACCTGAGCAGTTAAAACGTATAGTAGTGTAGTAAAGTTTCTGTAATCTCAGACCGCATGTAGTGCttgatttttactgttttccCTGCACAGATTCCTCTGCCAACAGTCATTTGTAGTGGGAAACTTCAGAGGAAAACCGACTTGTGCCAAGCTCACTGAGGTCCAGTTTTTAATCTGTGTATGCAGCTTTGCCATCGTCTGGTACTTATGGAAAGCAGTATTGTTCCCTTCCCAAAAGGCGCATGAGGAGGAAGTAAAGACTTTAACAATGCCAAGACTGGCATGAGGATATTGTTCACTGAATGGTATCCACCCCTCCCTGAGTAAACATGAGAGAATGGAGAGGTCAGAAGGCAACTGGCAGAGAAAGCTGACACATGCCGCTAACAAAGAACCTGACAGCCGCACATTAAGGAGTTCTTTCACTGGCATGCAAACCCTGCAGCATGAGTAAGACatgtaattgattaattgtcaaatgtgtgtgcctgtttacTGGGTGGAAACCATGTACGGCCATCTGCTGAAGCCATTAGAAAACAGTGTTTGGTTAACAAGCTACAGGGATCGCCATcgtcactgctctttggcattACGATCATGTTTATGACGTTCATTGAGCATCGCAGCGTTTGCTTTCCCCACCTACACACTTCTTAAAAAACCCACAGTCGATTGCACGTTAATATGAGAGATGGGAAAACTTGCAACACACTTGAGTTGACAATATTTTCATTCCTCTGACTGCTGTGCATTCAACTGTGCGTTACATGCCAGGATGTAGCTCGTACCTTTCACTGTCTTCACAAAGACCTGCTTTTCCTTACTGGGGTCCTTTTCATCCAGCAGCACGCCGTGGAAGATGCGGCCAAACGTGCCTGCGAAAGACAAAACAACGGGTTTTTATTTGAGGAAAAGGGCGCCAGAGACACAGCCAGCGGCATCACATGTAAAGGTCCAAATGTCACGTCACTCACAGGCCGCCATGCCTGGCTGATCTGTGGACAGAGACGGACGGTTTTCTGCTTAAAATGCTTTGTCTCTTAATGGGATCAGGCAGCTCTGGCTCTTGCCAGCCAGACAAGAGCCAAAACAAGAGATTCACTGGAGCTCAGAGGACCTTCCATCATTGAGAGCAACTCAGAAATACGTACGATGCGGAAAAGCAAAGCGAGCGCATTCTTCTCCTTTGTCTAAACTGTCACCCCATCGCTCCAGGACTTAACTGAGGTAAAATGGCATTTAAGAAGATAAACCATCAACATAAacttagaaaaaaaatctaagccCTTGGGCTAACTAAGCCTGGTGTTTCAACAGGAGAAGAGACGGAGCATAACAACAGGGTTAGTGTGTaactgccccccccccgcccTCCACCTTCTCCGTCAAGCCTGTCTGGACTTGCTGGCTCCCAAAAACAGAACCCAACTCAAGAGTTCAACTACCTCTGAGACATGGCCTCGTATGTCTTATATTTGTAGCTTCTTCGTCTCATGTGTTTAATATTTACTGATCATGCTGTAGCTTTGTATGCAGGATCTGAGGTGTGTGGATCTGTCCTGACTACACTGGCAAGCTAACCACACACATCAAGCTAAGTCAGGAAGTCGCAGACATGCACAAGTGCAGATATCTGCCACTGTGTAAACTTGTAGATAGCTGTGGAGAATCTATGTACTGTAGTCACATTACTTTGAACCTTTTACCTACTTTGCATGGCCTAGAATCAATATTTACATCAAGATAGTAGctgtggttttaaaaaaaactctgcacaaGGCAAAGTGCAGGTACAGGCATCGTAAAGTCTCAACAACTGTCCATTAAAAGACACTGCGCCCTTACAAAGTTCAGTCAGTCACGGATCAATAAAAGCTAGCCACAACCAAAACAGGGAAGATAAAAACATACAGTGGCTAGCCAAAACATGTTTGACACTGAAATCCGATTTATTTGTTGAAAGTTGCTTAAATGTCTTAAACGAGCAGAAGCGAGAGCAGGTCCTGATGAGGGACGGGTTGATGGCAGCGCTAGCAGCTCagggtgctttgagctaaacgctaacctgctcacaatgacaatttTAATATGCCGGCGTTTAGCAAGTAATGTTTACCTTCTTcttttagtgtgttagcatgatACCATTTGTTTATTAGCACTAAACTCGAGGTACAGCTGAGGCTATTTTGTATTGATCTCAGAATCTCAAAGTTATTTCAATCAATCTAGAGAGGAACATGAACGTCTGTACAGTAGTTATTCATGAGCATCTCTACAGCCATGCCACTGTCAAACAcatatttgaacatttctttGAGACGGAGCTTTTGTAttggaaacagagacagaacagagcgTACAATGAAAGTAAACCATCAGAAGACCTTTAAGTGGCATTTCAAAACAGAACACCCACACTTTTCTCTTCCATTGTGCTGTAGACACCCTTGGGTAATTATTACATCATTCACACAGCCGCGCTAAACCCCAGTGTGGGCAAATCTCCAGAAAGTGAAGTACAGTCTTGTTCAGTTCCATCACTCCGTGACGCTGCTGAATCATCTCCAAAAGCGTTCAGCGTCTAAAGCAAGAAGGACTGACGGAGCCAAACTGAAGCCCTAACACTTGTGTTTATCTTTGATAcaaagccagagacagagatTTAGGGACTTCAGCTTCTAGGGCTTTCTGTCAATATGTAATACGCCTCAGCAAGAACAAACGTTTGCTAGTTTAGGTCCAGATGCTGATCTGATGAGGCATGCTCATACACTGCAGGAAAAGGGCAACATTCATGTTCATAGGTCACTTCTGCTTTTtatgtcatacacacacacacacacgaataaTTTGGATGTTcatgaataagaaaataaatgagcgCATTCATTaaaccaatgaaaataaacaagagtCAAATGTTTGTGCAGGAGTCTCTGTACATCCAGGTTCCAAAGAACACTGAGATGTTTCACCTCATTGGACTCTACAAAATTATGCAACAACTGTTTGCAACAACTTCAGGTTTTTTCGCGCACCTGTAAACAGTTGTGAATGGTAATGCAGGGAGTTTCTTGACTGCACCAAATGTATCTCTGACCACCAGTGGAGGAGGTTTGGGCAACTGGATTAAAGAGTTTTGTGGATGTGCACCTGTCCATTGCTAAGCATCCCAACTGAGGCCCATGTTAACCAAACTCCTGAAATTCTGCACTATTATGGATAAAAGGGAACAAACGGCATTGGTCATAAAGTGTTATCTGGAGCAATAGTCAAATTTCAGCACTGGGTCGTTATAAAGTAGCTGCACTCTTGCACATTGtcatttattgtcttttttacCACCTTTTTAATGATGGTCTTGGACTGTCAGTAGGCCTCTGCCCCCCTCTTCTTTCAATATAAgtgtttacatttatatacGTGTTTCTTAAAATGTTGGTTTTATTGTATGTGAAGGGAACCAACACAGAATCCTATGgctgtttcatctttttcttaCATGTCTTATCATTTGCATTTCATGATGTTGGTGTAATGCTCAGAAACTGATAATTACAAGGACAAAAAGATGCATAGAGTACCTGCAAGGGGAGAAAGTGGTGATCGCTGTGATCAGCATCTCTCTGGAGACCCAGGAGACTCTAATTTCACGTCAGGGGAATTTTGGAGACAGTGTTCACGCCTTTCTGAAGAGTACAGAAGTAATGTGGGAGCTTCTTTAGGAGAAAGTGAGAGCCAGGGAGCTCTGGGGGAGCGAGCTGGGGGCAGACTGGAGCTTGTGGATGAATAAACACCCAGAGACTGCTCTGATCTGGAGCTGTTTATCGGCAGGAGCAGAGCTCagagtttatttttcaaacttCTGGGATTAAAAATTGGATCCATCTTCAACTCaacctctctgcagcagcagcagcgagccaCAGAGGTGCCGACCTGGACTGTAATTAGTCTCTCTTTGTTGACAGCTAACTGAAGGGGAAACATACTTTTCTTCATGAACGTAcagggaggaaggggaaaaaggaaaaagaaagagaccAGAAGGAAATAACTGAAAGAACTGGTGAGTGCTGAGTTCAAtcagaggctgaactgaaaacacacacacacacacacgcgcacacacacgcgcgcacacacacacaaacacacaaccattGCTTGCTATCTTACGGCAAATGTTCACTATTCTGGCTGTTTGGGgcgaataaaaacaaatgattgaTGATGAGGAGTAGAGCGAGGtggacctttttgtttttagggtGATGAAGAGTAAGAGAGACATGTACCTTCGTGCAAGACGTCTCGCAGCGTGACTCTCTCCCTTGAGATGGCAATGTCTTTCACTTTAGCTTTGGCCTCTATTAGAGTCACACTCCTCAGGTCATTCTTCTCTATGCGGAGAGATGGGTAAGCTGTGCGGAAGGAAAAACAGACTCTCATTAAAGGCACACATGATCCAAATGTAAACAGAGCACTTTCAAAGAGACTGACAGGTACTTTAACTCTGATTAACCCTAGAAAACAACCCGGGGGACTTCTGCTTTGCACAACTCTCGCCACATTTCTTACTTAAAGATTCCTCGTAAAATCCGAATCCTCATATGAATTCAAAGAACTCCAGCAATTACAAGAAACGCAGTCAGAAAGAGATGCACAGTACCCTGCACATGTTGCATCAAAGCAACTTCATGCAAAGTCCTGTATTGCAGCACTTCCATTACATAACCTCCCTATATGTAATCACTGTCAATAGCTGCTGGCTCACTGGGGTAGGAGTGAGTCTGGATacaaaggcacacacaaaaaggtCCTCACAGTGTCTGCACACAGATGAACATACAGTGTAAACACGACCCCTTTATATcaacatttttcatgtgtacACAACATGTCAGTGATAAGAGATAACACATTCTAACCTCCTGTCTGTGCAGCTCACTGC
This DNA window, taken from Chelmon rostratus isolate fCheRos1 chromosome 4, fCheRos1.pri, whole genome shotgun sequence, encodes the following:
- the ryk gene encoding tyrosine-protein kinase RYK isoform X3; the encoded protein is MLGLIHGSGSPPESRGWPHSVLWRLGGFFFLLLLEGAGCLANPSSTSGVGGSNNNPSVNIYMSVEEVKKLLGLDAELYYVRDNVVNHYALSFTLPVPSETNSLHFTWHSKTKVDYRLGFHMENPVAMNQPRSNISSQGEVPRVPSVFRVDLFCSGKVDGEAVLTVQLNLTIHANNYTVLNFKRRKMCYKRIDSDPNIHIPLSNNTPPRPDLDGVTTPTTSTQVFYISVSVCCIVIFLVAIILAILHLHSMKRVEMEDSVSDSGSSQGLSQPSTQTTQYLRADTPNNAAPVTTYPSLRIEKNDLRSVTLIEAKAKVKDIAISRERVTLRDVLHEGTFGRIFHGVLLDEKDPSKEKQVFVKTVKDHASEVQVTMMLTESCKLRGLHHRNLLPISHVCTEDGEKPMVLLPFMAWGNLKLFLRQCKLAEANNPQAISQQDLVYMAIQIACGMSYLSRREVIHKDLAARNCVIDDNMQVKITDNALARDLFPMDYHCLGDNENRPVRWMALESLLNNDFSSASDVWAFGVTLWELMTLGQTPYVDIDPFEMSAYLKDGYRIAQPINCPDELFAVMACCWALDPEERPKFQQLVQCLTEFHAALGAYV